The Rhodopseudomonas palustris genome window below encodes:
- a CDS encoding outer membrane protein, with protein sequence MKKFLLGTIGLIALGAAPAMAADLAARPYTKAPPIVAAAYDWSGFYVGANGGWGTSRNCWDFAGTTAQPLVSNLGEGCHDASGGTVGGQIGYNWQVGTWVFGVEAQGNWADFKGSNVSLLVVPGTTNDTKIDAFGLFTARVGYAWNNALLYVKGGAAVTSDKYTVYGNRTGAITDTASETRWGGAVGGGLEYGFSPAWTFGVEYDHLFMGSRDITFATTSIDRIKQDVDVVTARINYRWGGPIVARY encoded by the coding sequence ATGAAGAAATTTCTGTTGGGGACTATCGGTTTGATCGCGCTAGGCGCTGCGCCGGCGATGGCTGCCGATCTCGCGGCTCGTCCTTACACCAAGGCACCGCCGATCGTTGCCGCGGCTTACGACTGGTCCGGCTTCTACGTCGGCGCCAACGGCGGCTGGGGCACCAGCCGCAATTGCTGGGATTTCGCAGGCACCACTGCGCAGCCGCTCGTGTCGAACCTGGGAGAGGGGTGCCACGATGCCTCCGGCGGTACTGTCGGCGGACAGATCGGTTACAACTGGCAGGTGGGGACGTGGGTGTTCGGCGTCGAAGCGCAGGGCAACTGGGCCGATTTCAAGGGATCAAATGTTAGTCTGCTCGTCGTTCCAGGGACAACCAACGATACTAAGATCGACGCCTTTGGACTCTTTACGGCGCGTGTGGGCTACGCGTGGAACAATGCACTGCTCTATGTGAAGGGGGGGGCTGCGGTCACAAGCGACAAGTACACCGTTTATGGCAACAGAACGGGTGCGATTACAGACACCGCTAGTGAAACGCGTTGGGGAGGAGCGGTAGGGGGCGGTTTAGAATACGGCTTCTCACCAGCATGGACCTTTGGTGTCGAGTACGACCACCTATTCATGGGTAGCCGAGACATTACCTTTGCGACGACTTCGATCGACCGTATCAAGCAGGACGTCGACGTCGTCACCGCCCGCATCAACTATCGCTGGGGCGGCCCGATCGTAGCGCGCTACTGA
- the uvrA gene encoding excinuclease ABC subunit UvrA, whose product MDEVIKAKRQTPAASSRTAITIRGAREHNLKNVDVTIPRDKLVVFTGLSGSGKSSLAFDTIYAEGQRRYVESLSAYARQFLEMMQKPDVDQIDGLSPAISIEQKTTSKNPRSTVGTVTEIYDYMRLLWARVGVPYSPATGLPIESQTVSQMVDRVLAMPEGTRLYLLAPVVRGRKGEYRKELADWLKKGFQRVKIDGAFHELAEAPTLDKKFPHDIDVVVDRIVVRPDIGQRLAESFETALKLAEGLAVIEFADAPAAPPAAEPGHDDVEGKKKKADKKVAKIHDKSGAERILFSEKFACPVSGFTIPEIEPRLFSFNNPYGACPECGGLGIEQHIDADLVVPDKELSLRKGAIAPWAKSSSPYYLQTLTALGKHYKFTLDTKWKDLPKKVQNVLLHGSGDDEIKFSYEDGVRSYDTKKPFEGVVTNIERRFRETESEWAREELGKYFSDVPCDACHGHRLKPEALCVKIGGKHIGEVSELSVKAAGDWFAKVPDVLNKQQSEIAVRILKEIRDRLSFLLDVGLNYLTLSRSSGTLSGGESQRIRLASQIGSGLTGVLYVLDEPSIGLHQRDNARLLDTLKRLRDLGNTVIVVEHDEDAIRLADYVLDIGPGAGVHGGHIVAQGTPAEIMRNPKSLTGKYLTGELDVPVPERRPPNHRRTIKLVNARGNNLKNVTAEIPLGLFTCVTGVSGGGKSTLLIDTLYRAIARKLNNASEPPAPHDRIEGLEHIDKIIDIDQSPIGRTPRSNPATYTGAFTPIREWFAGLPESKARGYEPGRFSFNVKGGRCEACQGDGVIKIEMHFLPDVYVTCDVCKGKRYNRETLDVLFKGKSIADVLDMTVEEAAEFFKAVPRVRETFKTLQRVGLDYIHVGQQATTLSGGEAQRVKLAKELSKRATGRTLYILDEPTTGLHFHDVAKLLEVLHELVAQGNTVVVIEHNLEVIKTADWVIDLGPEGGDGGGEIVAWGPPEDIVKAPRSYTGKFLKPVLEKKGPVRKRKADEAAE is encoded by the coding sequence ATGGACGAAGTGATCAAGGCCAAGCGTCAGACCCCCGCGGCCTCGAGCCGGACCGCCATTACCATTCGTGGCGCCCGCGAGCACAATCTCAAGAACGTCGACGTCACCATCCCCCGCGACAAGCTGGTGGTGTTCACCGGCCTGTCCGGCTCCGGCAAATCGTCGTTGGCGTTCGACACCATCTATGCCGAGGGCCAGCGCCGCTACGTGGAGTCGCTGTCGGCCTATGCCCGGCAATTCCTCGAGATGATGCAGAAGCCGGACGTCGACCAGATCGACGGCCTGTCGCCGGCGATCTCGATCGAACAGAAGACCACCTCGAAGAATCCGCGCTCGACCGTCGGCACCGTCACCGAGATCTACGACTACATGCGCCTGCTCTGGGCGCGCGTCGGCGTGCCCTACTCGCCGGCGACCGGCCTGCCGATCGAAAGCCAGACCGTGTCGCAGATGGTCGACCGCGTGCTGGCGATGCCGGAAGGAACGCGGCTGTATCTGCTGGCGCCGGTGGTGCGGGGCCGCAAGGGCGAGTACCGCAAGGAGCTGGCCGACTGGCTGAAGAAGGGCTTCCAGCGCGTCAAGATCGACGGCGCGTTCCACGAGCTCGCCGAGGCGCCGACGCTCGACAAGAAATTCCCGCACGATATCGACGTCGTGGTCGACCGCATCGTGGTCCGTCCCGACATCGGCCAGCGCCTCGCCGAAAGTTTCGAGACCGCGCTGAAGCTGGCCGAGGGGCTGGCGGTGATCGAGTTTGCGGACGCGCCCGCCGCGCCGCCGGCGGCTGAGCCCGGCCACGACGACGTCGAAGGCAAAAAGAAAAAGGCCGACAAGAAGGTCGCAAAGATCCACGATAAGAGCGGTGCCGAGCGCATCCTGTTCTCGGAGAAGTTCGCCTGCCCGGTGTCCGGATTCACCATTCCGGAGATCGAGCCCAGGCTGTTTTCCTTCAACAACCCCTACGGCGCCTGCCCGGAATGCGGCGGCCTCGGCATCGAGCAGCACATCGACGCCGATCTCGTGGTGCCCGACAAGGAGCTCAGCTTGCGCAAGGGTGCGATCGCGCCGTGGGCGAAGTCGTCCTCGCCGTACTACCTGCAGACGCTGACCGCGCTCGGCAAGCACTACAAGTTCACGCTCGACACCAAGTGGAAGGACTTGCCCAAGAAGGTCCAGAACGTGCTGCTGCACGGCTCCGGCGACGACGAGATCAAGTTCTCCTACGAAGACGGCGTGCGCTCCTACGACACCAAGAAGCCGTTCGAGGGCGTCGTCACCAATATCGAGCGCCGCTTCCGCGAGACCGAGAGCGAATGGGCGCGCGAGGAGCTCGGCAAGTATTTCTCCGACGTGCCGTGCGACGCCTGCCACGGCCATCGCCTCAAGCCAGAGGCGCTGTGCGTCAAGATCGGCGGCAAGCACATCGGCGAAGTCTCCGAGCTGTCGGTCAAGGCGGCCGGCGACTGGTTCGCCAAGGTGCCGGACGTGCTCAACAAGCAGCAGAGCGAGATCGCCGTCCGCATCCTGAAAGAGATCCGCGACCGCCTCAGCTTCCTGCTCGACGTCGGCCTCAACTACCTGACGCTGTCGCGCTCGTCCGGCACATTGAGCGGCGGCGAAAGCCAGCGCATCCGCCTCGCCTCGCAGATCGGCAGCGGCCTCACCGGCGTACTCTACGTGCTCGATGAGCCGTCGATCGGCCTGCACCAGCGCGACAACGCCCGGCTGCTCGACACCCTTAAGCGGCTGCGCGATCTCGGCAACACCGTCATCGTCGTCGAGCACGATGAGGACGCCATCCGCCTCGCCGATTACGTGCTCGACATTGGCCCCGGCGCCGGCGTCCATGGCGGCCACATCGTTGCGCAGGGCACGCCCGCCGAGATCATGCGCAATCCGAAGTCGCTGACCGGCAAATATCTCACCGGCGAACTTGACGTGCCGGTGCCGGAGCGACGGCCGCCGAACCATCGGCGCACCATCAAGCTGGTCAATGCTCGCGGCAACAATCTGAAGAACGTCACCGCCGAAATCCCGCTCGGCCTGTTCACCTGCGTCACCGGCGTCTCCGGCGGCGGCAAGTCGACGCTGCTGATCGACACGCTGTATCGTGCGATCGCCCGCAAGCTGAACAACGCGTCCGAGCCGCCGGCGCCGCACGACCGCATCGAGGGCCTCGAGCACATCGACAAGATCATCGACATCGATCAGTCACCGATCGGCCGCACCCCGCGCTCGAACCCCGCGACCTACACCGGCGCGTTCACGCCGATCCGGGAGTGGTTCGCTGGCCTGCCGGAATCCAAGGCGCGCGGCTATGAGCCCGGCCGGTTCTCGTTCAACGTCAAGGGCGGCCGCTGCGAAGCCTGCCAGGGCGACGGCGTCATCAAGATCGAGATGCACTTCTTGCCCGACGTCTACGTCACCTGCGACGTCTGTAAGGGCAAGCGCTACAACCGCGAAACGCTCGACGTGCTGTTCAAGGGCAAGTCGATCGCCGACGTGCTCGACATGACGGTCGAAGAAGCCGCCGAGTTCTTCAAGGCGGTGCCGCGCGTCCGCGAAACCTTCAAGACGCTGCAGCGCGTCGGTCTCGACTACATCCATGTCGGCCAGCAGGCCACCACGCTGTCCGGCGGCGAAGCCCAGCGCGTCAAACTCGCCAAGGAGCTGAGCAAGCGCGCGACGGGGCGCACGCTCTACATTCTCGACGAGCCGACCACCGGGCTGCACTTCCATGACGTCGCGAAACTACTCGAAGTGCTGCACGAACTGGTGGCGCAGGGCAACACGGTGGTGGTGATCGAGCACAATCTCGAAGTCATCAAGACCGCCGACTGGGTCATCGACCTCGGCCCCGAAGGCGGCGACGGCGGCGGCGAAATCGTCGCCTGGGGCCCGCCGGAAGACATCGTCAAAGCGCCGCGCAGCTACACGGGCAAGTTCCTGAAGCCGGTACTGGAGAAGAAGGGGCCGGTGCGGAAGCGGAAGGCGGACGAGGCGGCGGAATAA
- a CDS encoding HNH endonuclease, with product MFKADQMLGDLDQRLTQLATPRTDCLYYAITITAEDDGRIIFGTQSQWAGWANLERREELRQARLVYPKFVELWQHLNQPYAVIHTLEEIELFLLGGGNAIVEENLGRSVFQRLLAAEAVVPHGEAGFASLNLLPKTAFRRAPTPKVRMQVLKRDRRRCRICGRNPDDHLDLVLHVHHIRPWENGGVTDPANLITLCHTCHTGLVPHEDHSLFSYLRSKPEDLIDERLKDLWRGIMNYRKLGFCSA from the coding sequence ATGTTCAAGGCTGATCAAATGCTGGGTGATCTGGATCAGCGCCTAACACAACTCGCCACACCTAGGACTGATTGCTTGTATTACGCAATCACAATCACCGCTGAAGACGATGGTCGCATCATCTTCGGCACACAATCCCAATGGGCGGGATGGGCCAATTTAGAGCGACGCGAGGAACTGCGGCAAGCGCGGTTGGTGTATCCGAAATTCGTTGAACTATGGCAACATCTCAACCAACCGTATGCGGTCATCCACACTCTGGAAGAAATAGAGCTCTTTCTACTTGGCGGAGGAAACGCCATCGTCGAGGAGAACCTGGGGCGATCCGTATTTCAAAGACTTCTTGCCGCCGAAGCCGTTGTTCCTCACGGCGAGGCCGGCTTCGCCTCTTTGAACCTTCTTCCAAAGACAGCCTTCCGACGCGCGCCAACTCCAAAAGTCCGAATGCAGGTCCTTAAGCGGGATAGGCGCAGATGCCGTATATGCGGTCGTAATCCCGACGATCATTTAGATCTCGTGCTCCATGTCCACCACATCAGACCTTGGGAAAATGGTGGTGTTACCGACCCTGCGAATTTGATCACTCTCTGTCACACCTGCCATACTGGGCTTGTGCCACACGAAGATCATAGCCTCTTCTCATATCTGCGCTCTAAGCCGGAAGATCTGATCGATGAGCGGCTGAAAGATTTGTGGCGAGGGATCATGAATTATCGCAAACTTGGGTTCTGCTCGGCGTAG
- a CDS encoding ion transporter: MTLHDVRLAVRRLYDGATPRGVAFRYGLLAFDVVTILFIVGTSFLPPNPIVEALDTGFGVLILVDFLARLYASRRPMREFGRLATWTDLVAIGSFLAPLPGEGAGFLRILRTLRAFQDYQMLTRLRSDSAFFRHHEEVVIAVARLAVFIFVMTAIVFETQRFSNPQIANYADALYFTVTALTTTGFGDITLPGTLGRMISVVIMIFGVTLFFNLARALISPNKVRFPCPVCGLQRHDSDAVHCKACGTVLNIPDEGRD; encoded by the coding sequence ATGACGCTGCACGATGTCCGACTCGCCGTTCGGCGGCTGTATGACGGCGCGACGCCGCGTGGGGTGGCGTTCCGCTACGGCCTGCTGGCGTTCGACGTCGTCACCATCCTGTTCATCGTCGGCACGTCGTTTCTGCCGCCCAATCCGATCGTCGAGGCGCTCGATACCGGATTCGGCGTGCTGATCCTGGTTGACTTCCTGGCGCGGCTCTATGCCAGCCGCAGGCCGATGCGGGAATTCGGGCGGCTCGCGACCTGGACCGACCTGGTGGCGATCGGCTCGTTTCTGGCGCCGCTGCCCGGAGAGGGCGCGGGCTTCCTGCGGATCCTGCGCACGCTGCGCGCGTTCCAGGACTATCAGATGCTGACCCGGCTGCGCAGCGACAGCGCCTTCTTCCGTCACCACGAGGAGGTGGTGATCGCAGTGGCGCGGCTGGCGGTGTTCATCTTCGTGATGACGGCGATCGTGTTCGAGACCCAACGTTTCAGCAATCCGCAGATCGCCAACTACGCGGACGCACTGTACTTCACCGTCACCGCGCTGACCACGACCGGGTTCGGCGACATCACCCTGCCCGGCACGCTGGGGCGGATGATCAGCGTGGTGATCATGATCTTCGGCGTCACGCTGTTCTTCAATCTGGCGCGGGCACTGATCAGTCCGAACAAGGTGCGCTTCCCCTGCCCGGTGTGCGGGCTGCAGCGCCACGATTCCGATGCGGTGCATTGCAAGGCGTGCGGCACCGTGCTGAATATTCCGGATGAGGGCCGCGACTGA
- a CDS encoding DUF3828 domain-containing protein, giving the protein MLIRRSAFASLACLAAAVALPAAALAQAPAQPAAASAAKPATADPAALLTRLYKAAAKDNAGGAFVNNAKERGKYLSKSLAALWTKAEAKVPQGEIGPIDFDPVSNSQDPDIKSFVIKTESQDDARATLAVALIGSQSRKVAADGVIRYELVRDGTSWRIDDIRGSVDDQAWSVRQMLEASLKN; this is encoded by the coding sequence ATGCTCATCCGCCGCTCCGCCTTCGCTTCACTCGCCTGCCTCGCCGCCGCCGTCGCCCTGCCCGCTGCCGCGCTTGCGCAGGCGCCGGCCCAGCCAGCCGCGGCGTCTGCAGCCAAACCGGCCACGGCCGATCCCGCGGCCCTGCTGACGCGGCTCTACAAGGCGGCCGCCAAGGACAATGCCGGCGGCGCCTTCGTCAACAACGCCAAGGAGCGCGGCAAGTATCTGTCGAAGTCTCTGGCCGCGCTGTGGACCAAGGCCGAGGCCAAGGTGCCACAAGGCGAGATCGGGCCGATCGATTTCGATCCGGTGAGCAATTCGCAGGACCCGGACATCAAATCGTTCGTCATCAAGACCGAGAGCCAGGACGATGCCCGCGCGACGCTGGCCGTGGCGCTGATCGGCAGTCAGTCGCGCAAGGTCGCCGCCGACGGCGTGATCCGTTACGAGCTGGTGCGCGACGGCACATCATGGCGGATCGACGACATCCGCGGCAGTGTCGACGATCAGGCGTGGTCGGTGCGGCAGATGCTCGAGGCGTCGCTGAAGAACTAA
- a CDS encoding GNAT family N-acetyltransferase has product MSGTTAAASVRDNKALNRFELDAHGEIAFANYRRTGGRVVITHTETPPPLRGRGIASNLVRGALDLIRAEGAKVSAGCGFVADYLDAHPEYADLTA; this is encoded by the coding sequence ATGAGCGGGACCACAGCCGCGGCCAGCGTGCGCGACAACAAGGCGCTGAACCGCTTCGAACTCGACGCCCATGGCGAGATTGCATTCGCGAATTATCGCCGCACCGGCGGCCGCGTCGTCATCACCCACACCGAGACTCCGCCGCCGCTGCGCGGCCGCGGCATCGCCTCCAATCTGGTGCGCGGCGCGCTCGATCTGATCCGTGCCGAAGGTGCCAAGGTCAGCGCCGGCTGCGGCTTCGTCGCCGACTATCTCGACGCTCACCCGGAATACGCCGACCTCACCGCGTGA
- a CDS encoding PaaI family thioesterase, which produces MTVSPPPGFQPFAVQDGYIGTNGPYYWRQSGDSQPEFGFLSDDRHGNPNGVLHGGALLGFLDTILGFSVVLAGQRRCATVSLDSRFIATIEPGGWITGRTTMKKLSRSLAFIDAEALAGDKLLVTTSAVFRIFES; this is translated from the coding sequence ATGACTGTGTCACCGCCGCCGGGCTTTCAACCGTTCGCCGTTCAGGACGGCTATATCGGCACCAACGGCCCGTATTACTGGCGGCAGAGCGGCGACAGCCAGCCGGAGTTCGGCTTCCTCAGCGACGATCGCCACGGCAATCCCAACGGCGTGCTGCACGGCGGTGCGCTGCTCGGCTTCCTCGACACCATTCTGGGATTCTCGGTCGTGCTCGCAGGGCAGCGGCGCTGCGCGACGGTGTCGCTCGACAGCCGCTTCATCGCCACCATCGAGCCGGGCGGCTGGATCACCGGCCGCACCACCATGAAGAAGCTGTCGCGCAGCCTCGCCTTCATCGACGCCGAAGCACTCGCCGGCGACAAGCTGCTGGTGACCACCAGCGCTGTGTTTCGAATCTTCGAGTCGTAA
- a CDS encoding DUF3597 domain-containing protein: MSIFGKIMSAIFGDSAAAAPGGAAAPAPAPATTAGAGTAPAPTAPQPTAAPSVDVAPILDKAVKAKGEKLEWRTSIVDLMKALDIDSSLSARKELAKELGYSGDMNDSASMNIWLHKQVMSRLVANGGKLPPEIKH; encoded by the coding sequence ATGAGCATTTTCGGGAAGATCATGAGCGCGATTTTCGGCGACAGCGCCGCTGCGGCGCCAGGTGGCGCAGCCGCGCCCGCGCCGGCACCGGCAACGACCGCTGGCGCCGGCACCGCGCCGGCGCCGACTGCACCGCAGCCGACGGCCGCACCGTCGGTCGACGTCGCACCGATCCTCGACAAGGCCGTCAAAGCCAAAGGCGAGAAGCTGGAATGGCGGACTTCGATCGTCGATCTGATGAAGGCGCTCGATATCGACTCCAGCCTGTCGGCCCGCAAGGAGCTCGCCAAGGAGCTCGGCTATAGCGGCGACATGAATGACTCGGCGTCGATGAACATCTGGCTGCACAAGCAGGTGATGAGCCGGCTGGTCGCCAACGGCGGCAAGCTGCCGCCCGAGATCAAGCACTGA
- a CDS encoding DUF2189 domain-containing protein yields MATTYSSAPSAIAADEATPAVHRIGFADLGAALRQGWEDFKAVPSHAVMLVLIYPVLGLVLARLVQGYAVLPLLFPLAAGFALLGPFAALGLYELSRRRELGEPAFASDALAVLRSPSLGAMLGFGAILLALFLVWLAAAQAIYVALFGYAPAAAIPDFARRVLSTPEGWSLILVGCGVGFLFALAALCLSVVAFPMMLDRHAGIGDAMATSLRVVAVNPLPIAAWGAIVALLLVAGSVPAFLGLAVVIPLLGHATWHLYRKAVEPNPNPPRLPPPSPLKRSAADFPANLLQWKRNGT; encoded by the coding sequence ATGGCTACGACCTATTCTTCTGCTCCGTCCGCCATCGCTGCGGACGAGGCCACCCCCGCAGTCCACCGCATCGGCTTTGCCGATCTCGGCGCCGCGCTCCGGCAAGGCTGGGAGGACTTCAAGGCGGTGCCGAGCCACGCCGTGATGCTGGTGCTGATCTATCCGGTGCTGGGCCTGGTACTGGCGCGGCTGGTGCAAGGCTACGCGGTGCTGCCGCTGCTGTTCCCGCTCGCTGCCGGCTTCGCGCTGCTCGGCCCGTTCGCCGCGCTCGGTCTGTATGAGCTGAGCCGGCGCCGCGAGCTTGGCGAACCGGCGTTCGCATCGGATGCCTTGGCGGTGCTGCGGTCACCATCGCTCGGCGCAATGCTCGGCTTCGGCGCGATCCTGCTGGCACTGTTTCTGGTGTGGCTCGCGGCGGCGCAGGCAATCTACGTCGCGCTGTTCGGCTATGCCCCGGCGGCTGCGATCCCCGACTTCGCCCGGCGCGTGTTGAGCACGCCGGAGGGGTGGAGCCTGATCCTGGTCGGCTGCGGCGTCGGCTTCCTGTTCGCACTGGCGGCGCTGTGCCTCAGCGTGGTGGCGTTCCCGATGATGCTGGACCGGCATGCCGGGATCGGCGACGCCATGGCCACCTCGCTCCGGGTGGTCGCGGTCAACCCGCTGCCGATCGCCGCCTGGGGCGCCATCGTCGCGCTTCTGCTGGTGGCGGGCTCGGTGCCGGCCTTCCTCGGGCTCGCGGTGGTGATCCCGCTGCTCGGCCATGCCACCTGGCATCTGTATCGCAAGGCGGTCGAACCGAACCCCAATCCGCCGCGATTGCCGCCGCCCAGCCCGCTCAAGCGGTCGGCAGCTGATTTCCCGGCCAACCTGCTGCAATGGAAGCGCAACGGGACCTGA
- a CDS encoding DUF1127 domain-containing protein — MLLSLIRAIRAFRDYQRNVAELSQLSDRELADIGLDRSDIPRVASGHYNG; from the coding sequence ATGCTGCTTTCGCTCATCCGCGCGATCCGCGCGTTCCGGGACTACCAGCGCAACGTCGCTGAGCTGTCCCAGCTTAGCGATCGCGAACTGGCCGACATCGGACTTGACCGTTCGGACATCCCGCGCGTCGCTTCGGGTCACTACAACGGCTGA